Proteins from a genomic interval of Brachybacterium vulturis:
- a CDS encoding Ig-like domain-containing protein — MSDTAGSKRRTGRRLTVVSSAVLAVVALVLTGFAIRYPGLSSSDVEVSNGGVWVTNEQLGLLGRLNVDAGELDARLSSTGQDLDIIQSGYTVLETGPRGFTPINTASVTRNGLVELPTGTTVKIGGDRIVMAAPDGRVWIVSPEQAAAFSPGSVEPVLEAGNRQRPVAVSDEGVVFVLDGSNLLTYPRASDTRDTTAEDPIEVPGVSQKTEAIQLSAVGNRPVILDRENQLLRVGTDGDEYSLADYGVASLEKAQLQQSGPAADTFVVSTVDSLFIIPFDGGKALQIDAGGTGTDVVKPAQVDGCAYGAWGGSKRYVRACEGQDPIAESIPQADSAADLTLRVNQDLVVLNDQKFGLSWELMDSMQLVDNWVINQDIQTSKEEEKEKETLTTTITNTAAERDEENRPPTANEDTFGVRPGKSIVLPVTKNDTDPDGDILTVAVQGDQPSIGTVSPIRGGTQLQIEVAADATGTGTFTYQADDGRGGTDTARVNLEVRAEGENSPPEPAEKTITKVQVRSGEEISFNILPYWEDPDGDAFYLANATVPPEDLVTFRPDGLITFNDAGLAPGTKQIQLTFRDENGLAAEGIVEIESVTESDLAPITTADHASVVAGRSTTIKPLVNDLNPNGGNLELLSVSETDGVEAEPALEAGTIEITGSTPGTYYLEYTVAASGASTASLGLVRVDIVEPTTDELKPVAVDDMGTVTTGTDTLLDPLENDVDPTGGVLVVNSIDVPAESGLKATVVNHHLVRVEAEPGAMVTDEPVPVTYEVANSSGTTTGTIRVMVVSTDTQFANPEAVPDRAVVRAGDMVNIDVIANDISPTGSDMHLGSEMGTSRADDLGHTEPNQDQLRFRADDDAGGEAVVQYQVVDETGRTGSALVYITIVPRDAENTAPQPKNLTARTVAGTSVRIPVSTTGIDPDGDSVMLTGIASPMPELGEIVSANGEWIEYLPYDDSRGTDRFRYQVMDRHGAIGIAEVLVGVAAPNDTNQAPYAVDDVVEVRPDREVQIPVLDNDTDPEGDHLGIVRSDVEAMTEIKEIPPGEGQEDGYLTVVTPSEPGTHTVLYSATDGQLKSSATATIKVASNAPLRSPVARDDFVEAAAVMDPETQFIDVDVLANDSDPDGSTNDLELEIDGTFEGAELREDGTIRIVPQEQQQRIRYLITDVDDLESAGYIWVPGTAKQAPVWVGPPLTVQAGSEGTIDLADPNNVRVRPGAESVQITDPSLVTALHSDGSQLVADESTLVYRPAEGFSGKDTITVEVTDGAVGDPSAATATLAIPVEVAPEETNLPPTFQGAQLEVEQGGPASTLDLSAGAEDPEGDDLTYALGEYEAVPGVTIALEGATLTATAASKSAKGTVVDVPVSVTDGTNPAVPATVQLTVGGSQRPEISTALDEAAIDAGRTEKVDVLANDSNPFPGGDRTLTSASLVSGEGEVSPTGNQVTITPAEDFHGILTAQYTVLDDTEDPDREASGEIRVTVRGYPEAPSAPRIGEVGDGFVELTFNAGVDNGAPITGYTVSSASGPAVSQECASTSCTITGLTNDTEYTFQVVATNDVGPSDPSVASAVARPDVRPEQPAAPAVERGDEQLTVTWTPPVNRGSAIQTYEVQLQNTATQEISAQEISGGTTQTVFPGLVNGVDYRFRIRASNLAEEPSDWSGWSRPEHPAGKPMVPAGTPTAERVNDPRGGGIEVTWPAMTTKEANGEPITDYIITASSGQSQTVDASRTSTRFLEMDPDTEYSFTYTGVNSVGRGVDASGSSNAVTPWAKPSAPAGVRATMPSEGKGEGPNGRATVHWEPANGNGTTVTKYVVRWKGGSKTVDASQTSVALSGLNNGTSYRFTVEARNGFEANGGVSDLSKQSNSVRPYTGPAKPSISSSSAKCTGASKCPVTFTFTAHGDGGGSGRTIHYRIGGGEFRTTTDGSISVPKNVKAGSSVKAEAYVSIDEGLESATVSDSQKARSWQRTPKMSKVSWGGDTPPGTKGCSNNNCKWFRITLSNMTPGETYRVAFSNEGETRYKTIELRADSNGTATSAPRSNFYGYVRGGVPSWPMTVEATVNGKWVKIADGIYRPY, encoded by the coding sequence ATGTCCGACACCGCTGGATCGAAGCGGCGCACGGGGAGACGACTGACCGTCGTCTCCTCGGCCGTGCTGGCGGTGGTGGCGCTGGTGCTGACGGGCTTCGCGATCCGCTATCCGGGCCTGTCCTCTTCCGACGTGGAGGTCTCCAACGGAGGTGTCTGGGTCACCAACGAGCAGCTCGGCCTGCTCGGCCGGCTGAACGTCGACGCCGGTGAGCTCGATGCACGGCTGTCCTCGACCGGCCAGGACCTCGACATCATCCAGTCCGGATACACCGTGCTGGAGACCGGGCCGCGTGGGTTCACGCCGATCAACACCGCGTCGGTCACTCGCAACGGTCTGGTCGAGCTGCCGACGGGCACGACCGTCAAGATCGGGGGAGACCGCATCGTGATGGCCGCTCCGGACGGCCGGGTCTGGATCGTGTCCCCGGAGCAGGCCGCGGCCTTCAGCCCCGGATCCGTGGAACCCGTGCTCGAGGCCGGAAACCGCCAGCGGCCGGTCGCCGTCTCGGACGAAGGCGTGGTCTTCGTCCTGGACGGGTCGAACCTGCTGACCTACCCGCGGGCGTCGGACACCCGGGACACCACGGCGGAGGACCCGATCGAGGTTCCCGGTGTCTCTCAGAAGACCGAGGCGATTCAGCTCTCCGCCGTCGGGAATCGGCCGGTGATCCTCGACCGCGAGAACCAGCTGCTGCGCGTGGGCACCGATGGGGACGAGTACAGCCTCGCCGACTACGGGGTCGCCTCCCTGGAGAAGGCGCAGCTGCAGCAGTCCGGGCCCGCCGCGGACACCTTCGTCGTCTCCACGGTCGACTCGCTGTTCATCATCCCGTTCGACGGCGGGAAGGCACTGCAGATCGATGCCGGTGGCACCGGCACCGACGTCGTCAAGCCGGCCCAGGTCGACGGCTGCGCGTACGGCGCCTGGGGCGGATCGAAGCGCTACGTCCGCGCCTGCGAGGGCCAGGACCCCATCGCCGAGAGCATCCCGCAGGCGGACAGCGCGGCCGACCTCACCCTGCGCGTCAATCAGGATCTGGTGGTCCTGAACGACCAGAAGTTCGGCCTGTCCTGGGAGCTCATGGACAGCATGCAGCTGGTGGACAACTGGGTGATCAACCAGGACATCCAGACCAGCAAGGAGGAGGAGAAGGAGAAGGAGACCCTCACCACCACGATCACCAACACGGCTGCCGAGCGAGACGAGGAGAACCGCCCTCCGACGGCGAACGAGGACACCTTCGGCGTGCGGCCCGGCAAGAGCATCGTGCTGCCGGTGACGAAGAACGACACCGATCCCGACGGAGACATCCTCACCGTCGCAGTGCAGGGCGACCAGCCGAGCATCGGCACCGTCTCCCCGATCCGCGGCGGCACCCAGCTGCAGATCGAGGTCGCCGCCGACGCCACCGGCACCGGCACCTTCACGTATCAGGCCGATGATGGCCGGGGCGGCACGGACACCGCGAGGGTGAACCTCGAGGTGCGGGCGGAGGGCGAGAACTCGCCACCGGAGCCGGCCGAGAAGACCATCACGAAGGTGCAGGTCCGCTCGGGTGAGGAGATCAGCTTCAACATCCTGCCGTACTGGGAGGATCCCGACGGCGACGCCTTCTATCTCGCCAATGCCACGGTGCCCCCCGAGGACCTGGTCACGTTCCGTCCTGATGGGCTGATCACCTTCAACGACGCCGGCCTGGCCCCGGGCACCAAACAGATCCAGCTCACCTTCCGCGACGAGAACGGCCTCGCCGCGGAGGGCATCGTCGAGATCGAGTCCGTGACCGAGTCCGACCTCGCGCCGATCACCACGGCGGATCACGCCAGCGTCGTCGCCGGCCGCAGCACCACCATCAAGCCGCTGGTCAACGACCTCAACCCCAATGGGGGCAACCTCGAACTGCTCAGCGTGAGCGAGACCGACGGCGTGGAGGCCGAGCCTGCGCTGGAGGCCGGGACCATCGAGATCACCGGAAGCACCCCGGGCACCTACTACCTCGAGTACACGGTCGCAGCGAGCGGCGCCAGCACCGCGTCGCTCGGTCTGGTGCGGGTGGACATCGTCGAGCCCACGACGGATGAGCTGAAACCCGTCGCGGTCGATGACATGGGCACGGTCACCACCGGCACCGACACGCTGCTGGACCCGCTGGAGAACGACGTCGACCCCACCGGCGGCGTCCTCGTCGTCAACTCGATCGATGTCCCTGCCGAGAGCGGGCTGAAGGCCACCGTCGTGAACCACCATCTCGTCCGGGTGGAGGCGGAGCCCGGGGCGATGGTCACCGATGAACCGGTCCCGGTCACCTACGAGGTCGCGAACTCCTCCGGGACCACCACCGGCACGATCCGGGTGATGGTGGTGAGCACGGACACCCAGTTCGCGAATCCGGAGGCGGTGCCGGATCGGGCGGTGGTGCGCGCCGGGGACATGGTCAACATCGACGTGATCGCGAACGACATCTCGCCCACCGGCTCCGATATGCACCTCGGCAGCGAGATGGGGACCTCCCGGGCCGACGATCTCGGCCACACCGAACCGAACCAGGACCAGCTCCGGTTCCGTGCGGACGACGACGCCGGCGGCGAAGCGGTCGTGCAGTACCAGGTGGTCGACGAGACGGGCCGGACCGGCTCCGCGCTGGTGTACATCACGATCGTGCCGCGGGACGCGGAGAACACCGCCCCCCAGCCCAAGAACCTCACCGCTCGGACCGTGGCCGGGACCTCGGTGAGGATCCCGGTGTCCACGACCGGCATCGACCCCGACGGCGACTCGGTGATGCTCACCGGGATCGCCAGCCCGATGCCCGAGCTCGGTGAGATCGTCAGCGCGAACGGGGAATGGATCGAATACCTGCCCTACGACGACTCGCGCGGCACAGATCGGTTCCGCTACCAGGTGATGGATCGCCACGGCGCGATCGGGATCGCGGAAGTGCTGGTGGGGGTGGCCGCCCCGAATGACACGAACCAGGCCCCCTATGCGGTCGATGACGTCGTGGAGGTGCGGCCCGACCGCGAGGTGCAGATCCCCGTGCTGGACAACGACACCGATCCCGAGGGCGACCATCTCGGGATCGTCCGCAGTGATGTCGAGGCGATGACCGAGATCAAGGAGATCCCACCCGGCGAGGGGCAGGAGGATGGCTACCTCACCGTCGTCACCCCCTCGGAGCCCGGCACCCACACGGTGCTGTACTCCGCGACGGACGGTCAGCTGAAGAGCTCCGCGACCGCCACCATCAAGGTGGCGAGCAACGCGCCGCTGCGTTCCCCGGTGGCCCGGGACGACTTCGTCGAGGCCGCAGCTGTCATGGATCCGGAGACGCAGTTCATCGATGTCGACGTGCTGGCCAACGACTCGGATCCCGACGGCAGCACCAACGATCTCGAGCTCGAGATCGACGGCACCTTCGAGGGAGCCGAGCTGCGTGAGGACGGGACCATCCGGATCGTGCCGCAGGAGCAGCAGCAGCGGATCCGCTACCTCATCACCGATGTCGACGATCTGGAGTCGGCCGGCTACATCTGGGTCCCCGGCACCGCGAAGCAGGCTCCCGTGTGGGTGGGGCCGCCCCTGACGGTCCAGGCCGGCTCCGAGGGGACCATCGATCTCGCGGATCCGAACAACGTGCGGGTCCGCCCCGGGGCGGAGTCCGTGCAGATCACCGACCCCAGCCTGGTCACCGCACTGCACAGCGACGGCAGCCAGCTGGTGGCGGACGAGTCCACCCTGGTCTACCGGCCGGCCGAGGGCTTCTCCGGCAAGGACACCATCACCGTGGAGGTCACCGACGGTGCCGTGGGCGATCCCTCAGCGGCCACTGCGACACTGGCGATCCCGGTGGAGGTCGCGCCCGAGGAGACGAACCTCCCGCCGACGTTCCAGGGCGCTCAGCTCGAGGTCGAGCAGGGCGGCCCCGCCTCGACCCTGGACCTCTCGGCCGGTGCCGAGGATCCTGAAGGTGACGATCTCACCTACGCCCTGGGCGAGTACGAGGCGGTTCCGGGGGTCACCATCGCTCTGGAGGGCGCGACCCTGACCGCGACCGCGGCGTCGAAGTCGGCCAAGGGCACCGTCGTCGACGTGCCGGTCAGTGTCACGGACGGCACCAACCCCGCCGTCCCGGCCACCGTCCAGCTCACCGTGGGCGGCTCGCAGCGCCCCGAGATCTCCACCGCCCTGGACGAAGCGGCGATCGATGCGGGCCGGACCGAGAAGGTCGATGTGCTCGCCAACGACTCGAACCCCTTCCCGGGAGGCGACCGGACCCTGACCAGTGCGTCACTGGTCTCCGGCGAGGGGGAAGTCTCGCCGACCGGGAACCAGGTCACGATCACTCCGGCCGAGGACTTCCACGGCATCCTCACCGCCCAGTACACGGTCCTGGATGACACGGAGGATCCGGACCGGGAGGCGTCCGGGGAGATCCGGGTGACCGTGCGCGGGTATCCGGAGGCGCCGTCGGCGCCGCGGATCGGGGAGGTCGGCGACGGATTCGTGGAGCTGACCTTCAACGCCGGGGTGGACAACGGCGCCCCGATCACGGGATACACCGTCTCCTCCGCGAGCGGTCCTGCGGTCTCCCAGGAGTGCGCCTCCACCTCATGCACCATCACGGGACTGACGAACGATACCGAGTACACCTTCCAGGTGGTCGCGACCAACGACGTCGGTCCGTCGGATCCGTCGGTGGCCTCGGCGGTGGCGCGACCGGATGTGCGACCCGAGCAGCCAGCGGCCCCTGCCGTGGAGCGGGGGGACGAGCAGCTGACGGTCACCTGGACCCCGCCGGTCAACCGCGGCTCCGCGATCCAGACCTATGAGGTCCAGCTGCAGAACACCGCCACCCAGGAGATCTCCGCACAGGAGATCTCCGGCGGGACCACTCAGACCGTGTTCCCGGGACTGGTCAACGGCGTGGACTACCGCTTCCGGATCCGGGCCAGCAACCTGGCGGAGGAGCCCTCCGACTGGTCCGGGTGGTCACGGCCGGAGCACCCAGCGGGCAAGCCGATGGTGCCGGCCGGCACCCCGACCGCAGAACGGGTCAACGATCCGCGCGGCGGCGGCATCGAGGTGACCTGGCCGGCGATGACGACGAAGGAAGCCAACGGCGAGCCGATCACGGACTACATCATCACGGCCTCCTCGGGCCAGTCCCAGACCGTCGATGCGTCGAGGACGTCCACCAGGTTCCTCGAGATGGACCCCGACACCGAGTACAGCTTCACCTACACCGGCGTGAACTCCGTGGGCCGGGGGGTCGATGCGTCGGGATCCTCCAACGCGGTCACGCCGTGGGCGAAGCCCTCGGCCCCCGCCGGGGTTCGCGCCACCATGCCCAGTGAGGGCAAGGGGGAGGGCCCGAACGGCCGGGCGACCGTCCACTGGGAACCGGCGAACGGCAACGGCACCACGGTCACGAAGTACGTGGTGCGGTGGAAGGGGGGCTCGAAGACCGTGGACGCGTCGCAGACCAGCGTGGCCCTCTCCGGCCTGAACAACGGCACCTCCTACCGGTTCACAGTCGAGGCCCGCAACGGCTTCGAGGCGAACGGCGGGGTGAGCGACCTGTCGAAGCAGTCCAACTCCGTGCGTCCCTACACGGGCCCTGCGAAACCGTCGATCTCGTCGTCGAGCGCGAAATGCACCGGTGCCAGCAAATGCCCGGTGACCTTCACGTTCACTGCACACGGTGATGGAGGCGGTTCCGGCAGGACCATCCACTACCGCATCGGTGGCGGGGAGTTCCGGACCACGACGGACGGCTCGATCTCGGTGCCGAAGAACGTCAAGGCGGGTTCGTCGGTCAAGGCTGAAGCCTATGTCTCGATCGATGAAGGGCTGGAGAGCGCGACGGTATCGGATTCGCAGAAGGCGAGATCGTGGCAGCGGACCCCGAAGATGTCCAAAGTCTCTTGGGGTGGGGACACCCCTCCGGGGACCAAGGGCTGCTCGAACAACAACTGCAAATGGTTCCGCATCACCTTGAGCAATATGACGCCTGGGGAGACATACCGGGTGGCGTTCTCCAACGAGGGGGAGACCCGATACAAGACCATCGAGCTGCGGGCGGACAGCAACGGTACGGCGACTTCGGCGCCGAGATCGAACTTCTACGGATACGTTCGCGGCGGCGTGCCTTCCTGGCCGATGACCGTCGAAGCCACCGTGAACGGCAAATGGGTGAAGATCGCGGACGGCATCTACAGGCCATACTGA
- a CDS encoding AAA family ATPase — protein sequence MSMTPEQAHWFAETFDKLVQSVGQAVLGKNEVVRLVLTSMMAPGHVLLEDAPGTGKTSLARSIAATVQGTSTRIQFTPDLLPSDVTGVTIYDQNTKSFEFHKGPVFANVVLADEINRASPKTQSAMLEVMEEGRVTVDGVTHEVGNPFMVIATQNPIEQAGTYRLPEAQLDRFLMKTSIGYPDHASSVQILQGSALRDRSSQLTPRISLQAVNDMTELASTVHVDPAVLEYVSRLMEETRLAPEVRVGVSIRGALALMRAVKVWAAVNGRHYVIPDDVKHLVEPVWLHRFVLDPEAEFAGTTAKSVMTKILSEVAPPQARQQTA from the coding sequence ATGAGCATGACCCCCGAACAGGCCCACTGGTTCGCCGAGACCTTCGACAAGCTCGTCCAGAGCGTGGGTCAGGCCGTCCTCGGCAAGAACGAGGTGGTGCGCCTGGTGCTGACCTCGATGATGGCCCCCGGTCATGTGCTGCTCGAGGACGCCCCCGGCACCGGCAAGACCTCCTTGGCCCGCTCGATCGCCGCGACCGTCCAGGGCACCAGCACCCGCATCCAGTTCACCCCGGACCTGCTGCCCTCCGATGTCACCGGCGTGACCATCTACGACCAGAACACCAAGTCCTTCGAGTTCCACAAGGGCCCGGTCTTCGCCAACGTAGTGCTCGCCGATGAGATCAACCGTGCCTCGCCGAAGACCCAGTCGGCGATGCTCGAGGTGATGGAGGAGGGGCGGGTCACCGTCGACGGCGTCACCCATGAGGTCGGCAACCCGTTCATGGTGATCGCCACGCAGAACCCGATCGAGCAGGCCGGCACCTACCGCCTCCCCGAGGCCCAGCTGGACCGCTTCTTGATGAAGACCTCGATCGGCTACCCCGATCATGCCTCCAGCGTGCAGATCCTCCAGGGCTCCGCGCTGCGCGACCGCAGCAGCCAGCTCACCCCGAGGATCTCCTTGCAGGCCGTCAACGACATGACGGAGCTGGCCTCCACCGTGCACGTCGACCCGGCGGTGCTCGAGTACGTCTCCCGCTTGATGGAGGAGACCCGCCTGGCTCCCGAGGTGCGGGTCGGGGTGTCCATCCGTGGCGCGCTCGCCCTGATGCGGGCGGTGAAGGTGTGGGCTGCGGTCAACGGACGCCACTACGTCATCCCCGACGACGTCAAGCACCTGGTCGAGCCGGTCTGGCTGCATCGCTTCGTGCTCGACCCCGAGGCCGAGTTCGCGGGCACCACCGCCAAGAGCGTCATGACCAAGATCCTCAGCGAGGTGGCACCGCCTCAGGCGCGACAGCAGACGGCATGA
- a CDS encoding DUF58 domain-containing protein, translating into MSSPHTVPADTADAKAAKAEAKKRRSAAKADARAASRRRRLRSRSDRSSGSTPSAPGTASGQGTVPDGASSTGLAGLRDRVVELWLRRIHPVLDVVSPIGWTVLAVTVVCWIAGLVLHLTELNVIAFALTVPLAIAALFVLGKASYRVTLDLQTHRVVVGTRAVGRVEVANPTQRTILPSRIELAVGSATAQFMVPRLAADAEHEELFAVPTKRRAVLVVGPVRSVRDDPLSLMRRQVTWAKEQELFVHPRTVRLDEAASGFLRDLEGTPSSDLSSSDIAFHALRDYAPGDDRRHVHWRTTARTGKLMVRQFEETRRSHVVVALDNLAEHYASVDEFELAVSIAASISGQTFREEKELTPFTLDERQSTRTLRQMMDDYTVVEQLKERIPFHELGQKAADLAPNASAVMMVVGSHTTARELNSAANQLPIGVMAVAIRCVDEAEVKRSAIGGLDVVTLGSLDTLAKALRAVGR; encoded by the coding sequence ATGAGCTCCCCGCACACCGTCCCCGCCGACACCGCCGACGCGAAGGCGGCGAAGGCCGAGGCCAAGAAGCGCCGCAGCGCCGCCAAGGCGGATGCCCGGGCGGCCTCCCGTCGGCGGCGCCTCCGGTCCAGGAGCGACCGGTCCTCCGGCAGCACGCCCTCCGCCCCCGGTACGGCGAGCGGTCAGGGAACTGTGCCCGACGGCGCCTCCAGCACCGGGCTGGCCGGTCTGCGCGATCGCGTGGTCGAACTGTGGCTGCGGCGCATCCACCCCGTGCTGGACGTTGTCTCACCCATCGGCTGGACGGTGCTCGCCGTCACCGTCGTCTGCTGGATCGCGGGTCTCGTCCTGCACCTCACCGAGCTGAACGTGATCGCCTTCGCACTCACCGTGCCCCTGGCGATCGCGGCGCTGTTCGTGCTGGGCAAGGCGTCCTACCGGGTCACCCTCGACCTGCAGACCCATCGCGTGGTGGTGGGCACCCGTGCCGTCGGCCGGGTCGAGGTCGCCAACCCCACCCAGCGCACGATCCTGCCCTCGCGCATCGAGCTCGCCGTCGGCTCCGCGACCGCGCAGTTCATGGTGCCGAGACTGGCGGCGGACGCCGAGCACGAGGAGCTGTTCGCCGTGCCCACCAAGCGACGCGCCGTCCTGGTCGTCGGCCCGGTGCGCTCCGTGCGCGACGACCCGCTCTCGCTGATGCGGCGGCAGGTCACCTGGGCGAAGGAGCAGGAACTGTTCGTCCACCCCCGCACCGTGCGGCTCGACGAGGCGGCCAGCGGCTTCCTGCGCGATCTCGAGGGCACGCCCTCCTCGGACCTCTCGAGCTCTGACATCGCCTTCCACGCCCTGCGCGACTACGCACCCGGCGATGACCGGCGCCACGTCCACTGGCGCACCACCGCCCGCACCGGCAAGCTCATGGTGCGCCAGTTCGAGGAGACCCGACGCTCCCACGTGGTGGTGGCGCTGGACAACCTCGCCGAGCACTACGCCAGCGTCGACGAGTTCGAGCTCGCGGTCTCCATCGCGGCCTCGATCTCGGGCCAGACCTTCCGGGAGGAGAAGGAGCTGACGCCCTTCACCCTCGATGAGCGCCAGAGCACCCGGACCCTGCGGCAGATGATGGACGACTACACGGTCGTCGAGCAGCTCAAGGAGCGGATCCCCTTCCACGAGCTCGGGCAGAAGGCCGCTGATCTCGCCCCCAACGCCTCCGCGGTGATGATGGTCGTCGGCTCGCACACCACGGCGCGGGAGCTGAACTCCGCCGCCAACCAGCTGCCGATCGGAGTGATGGCCGTCGCGATCCGCTGCGTCGACGAGGCCGAGGTGAAGCGGTCCGCGATCGGTGGCCTCGACGTGGTGACCCTGGGCTCCCTCGACACCCTGGCCAAGGCGCTGCGGGCGGTGGGTCGATGA
- a CDS encoding polyprenyl synthetase family protein, whose translation MPSTLPGVPDIDEDLADRIVERLGAIEHRLRDSVSSSDDMMRWTGRHLMDAGGKRVRPMLVLLAASLGDVDAEGVQDAAVLVELTHLASLYHDDVMDSAPTRRGTDSAHALWGNNVAILTGDFLFARASGLSARIGSEAVRLHSETFERLCLGQLHETVGPKAGEDPFAHYVSVLSDKTASLLALAGGLGATLSGAPEGTAEVMRRYGEKVGVAFQLADDVLDLESDAATSGKTPGIDLREGVPTMPTLLVRRRAAEHPDAHSLEIIERLDGDLSSESSLDELVALLRADPALEETRQLAGRTADEAIAILAELPAGEVRDALEGFTTTLVRRSR comes from the coding sequence ATGCCGTCCACGCTGCCGGGCGTCCCCGACATCGACGAGGACCTCGCCGACCGCATCGTCGAGCGCCTCGGAGCCATCGAGCACCGCCTGCGTGATTCGGTGTCCAGTTCCGATGACATGATGCGGTGGACGGGCCGGCACCTCATGGACGCCGGCGGCAAGCGCGTGCGACCGATGCTGGTGCTGCTCGCCGCGTCCTTGGGCGACGTCGATGCCGAAGGTGTTCAGGATGCGGCGGTCCTGGTCGAGCTGACGCATCTGGCGAGCCTGTATCACGATGACGTCATGGATTCCGCTCCCACCCGACGCGGCACCGACAGCGCCCACGCCCTGTGGGGGAACAACGTCGCCATCCTCACCGGCGACTTCCTCTTCGCTCGTGCGAGCGGGCTCAGCGCCCGGATCGGGTCCGAGGCGGTTCGGCTCCATTCGGAGACCTTCGAACGACTCTGCCTGGGTCAGCTTCACGAGACCGTCGGTCCCAAGGCGGGCGAGGACCCTTTCGCGCACTACGTCTCCGTCCTTTCGGACAAGACCGCCTCTCTCCTCGCTCTCGCCGGTGGCCTCGGTGCGACGCTGTCCGGCGCCCCGGAGGGGACAGCGGAGGTGATGCGTCGCTACGGGGAGAAGGTAGGGGTGGCGTTCCAGCTCGCAGACGATGTCCTGGACCTCGAGAGCGACGCCGCCACCAGCGGGAAGACTCCTGGCATCGATCTGCGCGAGGGTGTTCCCACGATGCCGACGCTGCTGGTGCGGCGCCGGGCCGCGGAGCATCCGGATGCGCACAGCCTGGAGATCATCGAGCGTCTCGACGGCGACCTGAGCTCGGAGTCCTCCCTCGACGAGCTGGTCGCACTGCTGCGTGCCGACCCCGCGCTCGAGGAGACCAGGCAGCTCGCAGGCCGGACAGCCGATGAAGCGATCGCGATCCTGGCAGAACTGCCGGCAGGGGAAGTGCGCGACGCGCTGGAGGGCTTCACCACCACCCTTGTGCGCCGGAGTCGCTGA